From a region of the Rathayibacter sp. VKM Ac-2804 genome:
- a CDS encoding site-2 protease family protein, with translation MESVLLFVLGVVIIAVGVALSIALHEVGHLVPAKLFGVKVTQYMIGFGRTIFSVRRGETEYGVKALPLGGYIAMIGMYPPKHPGDRVGESSTGFFNGLNGNESAPDPEPRRGGYATMIDEARAASAETIGEGEDHRAFYRLAVWKRVVVMFGGPFMNLVIATVLFTVLLCGIGVAQNTSTISTVSQCVVPASDTTAESCSADDPLAPGAAAGILPGDTITAIDGTPVSSWNDLTPIIRASAGVPLSVAVDRDGQSLTLTITPAENEVAVTDAAGDAVLDASGAVETQTVGFIGISPTQALVQQPITAVPGTVGENVASVAHVILNLPQRLIDVAQAAFGTEARDANGPISVVGVGRIAGEIAASDQLPVVSKVQTMVGVLASLNVALFVFNLVPLLPMDGGHIAGALWEGLRRRIAKLFGRRDPGPVDIAKLLPLTYAVVLLLGGMSALLIYADIVKPIQLF, from the coding sequence GTGGAATCCGTGCTGCTCTTCGTCCTCGGCGTCGTCATCATCGCCGTGGGCGTCGCCCTGTCGATCGCGCTGCACGAGGTCGGGCACCTCGTGCCGGCGAAGCTCTTCGGGGTCAAGGTCACGCAGTACATGATCGGCTTCGGCCGCACGATCTTCTCCGTCCGCCGCGGCGAGACCGAGTACGGCGTGAAGGCTCTGCCCCTCGGCGGCTACATCGCCATGATCGGGATGTACCCGCCCAAGCACCCGGGCGACCGCGTCGGCGAGTCGAGCACGGGCTTCTTCAACGGATTGAACGGCAACGAGTCGGCGCCCGACCCCGAACCCCGCCGCGGCGGCTACGCGACGATGATCGACGAGGCGCGCGCCGCCAGCGCCGAGACCATCGGCGAGGGCGAGGACCACCGCGCCTTCTACCGGCTCGCGGTCTGGAAGCGCGTCGTCGTGATGTTCGGCGGCCCGTTCATGAACCTCGTGATCGCGACCGTCCTCTTCACCGTCCTGCTCTGCGGCATCGGGGTCGCCCAGAACACCTCGACGATCTCGACCGTCTCGCAGTGCGTGGTCCCGGCGAGCGACACGACCGCCGAGAGCTGCTCCGCCGACGACCCGCTCGCGCCCGGCGCCGCGGCCGGCATCCTGCCCGGAGACACCATCACCGCGATCGACGGCACGCCCGTGTCCTCCTGGAACGACCTCACCCCGATCATCCGCGCCTCGGCCGGCGTCCCGCTCAGCGTCGCCGTCGACCGCGACGGCCAGAGCCTCACCCTCACGATCACCCCCGCCGAGAACGAGGTGGCCGTCACCGACGCCGCCGGCGACGCGGTGCTCGACGCGTCCGGCGCCGTCGAGACGCAGACCGTCGGCTTCATCGGCATCTCGCCCACTCAGGCGCTCGTCCAGCAGCCGATCACCGCCGTCCCCGGGACGGTCGGGGAGAACGTCGCCAGCGTCGCCCACGTCATCCTCAACCTGCCGCAGCGCCTCATCGACGTGGCCCAGGCGGCCTTCGGCACCGAGGCGCGCGACGCGAACGGCCCGATCAGCGTCGTCGGCGTCGGCCGCATCGCCGGCGAGATCGCCGCCTCCGACCAGCTGCCCGTCGTCTCCAAGGTGCAGACCATGGTCGGCGTCCTCGCCTCCCTCAACGTCGCGCTCTTCGTCTTCAACCTCGTCCCCCTCCTGCCGATGGACGGCGGCCACATCGCCGGCGCGCTCTGGGAGGGCCTGCGCCGCCGCATCGCCAAGCTCTTCGGCCGCCGCGACCCGGGCCCCGTCGACATCGCCAAGCTGCTGCCGCTCACGTACGCGGTCGTCCTGCTCCTCGGCGGGATGAGCGCCCTGCTGATCTACGCCGACATCGTGAAGCCGATCCAGCTGTTCTGA
- the ispG gene encoding flavodoxin-dependent (E)-4-hydroxy-3-methylbut-2-enyl-diphosphate synthase, producing the protein MPAVNLGLPKVPVTLAPRRKTRQIKVGKVLVGGDAQVSVQSMCTTPTTNINATLQQIAELTASGCDIVRVAVPSRDDAEALPIIAKKSQIPVIADIHFQPNYVYAAIDAGCAAVRVNPGNIRKFDDQVGKIAAAAKAAGVSIRIGVNAGSLEPSLLQKYGKATPEALVESAVWEASLFEEHDFHDFKISVKHNDPVIMVQAYRQLAERGDWPLHLGVTEAGPEFQGTIKSATAFGILLGEGIGDTIRVSLSAPPAQEVKVGLQILQSLNLRERKLEIVSCPSCGRAQVDVYTLANDVTAGLEGMSVPLRVAVMGCVVNGPGEAREADLGVASGNGKGQIFVKGEVIKTVPESEIVKTLIEEANRLAAEMPADDTSTGSPVVVVSN; encoded by the coding sequence GTGCCTGCTGTGAATCTGGGTTTGCCCAAGGTCCCCGTGACCCTCGCCCCCCGCCGGAAGACCCGTCAGATCAAGGTGGGGAAGGTGCTCGTCGGCGGTGACGCTCAGGTCAGCGTCCAGTCGATGTGCACCACGCCGACCACGAACATCAACGCGACGCTCCAGCAGATCGCCGAGCTGACCGCCTCCGGCTGCGACATCGTGCGCGTCGCCGTGCCGAGCCGCGACGACGCGGAGGCGCTGCCGATCATCGCGAAGAAGAGCCAGATCCCGGTCATCGCGGACATCCACTTCCAGCCGAACTACGTCTACGCCGCGATCGACGCGGGCTGCGCGGCCGTCCGGGTGAACCCGGGCAACATCCGCAAGTTCGACGACCAGGTCGGCAAGATCGCCGCCGCGGCGAAGGCCGCCGGCGTCTCGATCCGCATCGGCGTCAACGCGGGCTCGCTCGAGCCCAGCCTCCTGCAGAAGTACGGCAAGGCCACCCCCGAGGCGCTCGTCGAGAGCGCCGTCTGGGAGGCCAGCCTCTTCGAGGAGCACGACTTCCACGACTTCAAGATCTCGGTCAAGCACAACGACCCGGTGATCATGGTGCAGGCCTACCGCCAGCTCGCCGAGCGCGGCGACTGGCCGCTGCACCTCGGCGTGACCGAGGCCGGCCCCGAGTTCCAGGGCACGATCAAGTCGGCGACGGCGTTCGGCATCCTGCTCGGCGAGGGCATCGGCGACACCATCCGCGTGTCGCTCTCGGCGCCGCCCGCGCAGGAGGTCAAGGTCGGCCTGCAGATCCTGCAGTCGCTCAACCTCCGCGAGCGCAAGCTCGAGATCGTCTCCTGCCCGAGCTGCGGCCGCGCTCAGGTCGACGTCTACACGCTCGCCAACGACGTCACCGCGGGTCTCGAGGGCATGAGCGTGCCGCTGCGCGTCGCCGTCATGGGCTGTGTCGTCAACGGACCGGGCGAGGCCCGCGAGGCCGACCTCGGCGTCGCCTCCGGCAACGGCAAGGGCCAGATCTTCGTCAAGGGCGAGGTCATCAAGACCGTCCCCGAGTCCGAGATCGTCAAGACGCTGATCGAGGAGGCCAACCGCCTGGCCGCCGAGATGCCCGCCGACGACACCTCGACCGGCTCCCCGGTCGTCGTCGTCTCCAACTGA
- a CDS encoding proline--tRNA ligase, which yields MVTRLSHLFVRTLREDPADAEVASHRLLVRAGYIRRQAPGVFAWLPLGLKVKRRIEAIIHAEMAAAGAQEVHFPGLLPREPYELSGRWTEYGDGVFRLKDRKDADYMLAPTHEEFFTLLVKDLYSSYKDLPLSLYQIQDKYRDEARPRAGLLRGREFTMKDAYSFDYTDAGLDASYQLQRDAYERIFQRFGLEYVIVQADAGAMGGSRSEEFLHPTPVGEDTFVRSAGGYAANVEAYRTPVPEALPLEGLSAARIFDSPGTPTIQTLVDLANNQEPRADGRAWTAGDTLKNVVLALTALDGTRELVVVGLPGDRDVDLKRAEVAFAPAEVEAATEEDFAKHPALVKGYIGPWSAEGAVLGEESASGIRFLLDPRVVEGTSWITGANVAGKHVLDLVAGRDFSGDGVVEVADVRSGDPAPDGSGPIETARGMEIGHVFQLGRKYADVLGLKVLDENGKLVTVTMGSYGIGVTRILAIIAESNHDDRGLIWPENVAPFDVHVIATGKDPAALALAESVGASLEAAGRDVLIDDRPKVSPGVKFGDAELIGVPVIVIAGRSAADGVVELWDRRTGEREQLPAAEALARLGA from the coding sequence GTGGTTACCCGTCTCTCGCACCTGTTCGTCCGCACCCTCCGAGAGGATCCGGCCGACGCCGAGGTCGCGAGCCACCGCCTCCTCGTCCGGGCCGGCTACATCCGCCGCCAGGCGCCCGGCGTCTTCGCCTGGCTGCCCCTGGGGCTGAAGGTGAAGCGGCGCATCGAGGCGATCATCCACGCCGAGATGGCGGCCGCCGGCGCGCAGGAGGTCCACTTCCCCGGGCTGCTGCCCCGCGAGCCCTACGAGCTCTCCGGCCGCTGGACCGAGTACGGCGACGGCGTCTTCCGCCTGAAGGACCGCAAGGACGCGGACTACATGCTGGCGCCGACCCACGAGGAGTTCTTCACCCTCCTGGTCAAGGACCTCTACTCGTCCTACAAGGACCTGCCGCTCTCGCTCTACCAGATCCAGGACAAGTACCGCGACGAGGCGCGCCCCCGCGCCGGCCTCCTGCGCGGCCGCGAGTTCACGATGAAGGACGCCTACTCCTTCGACTACACCGACGCCGGCCTCGACGCGAGCTACCAGCTGCAGCGCGACGCCTACGAGCGGATCTTCCAGCGCTTCGGCCTCGAGTACGTGATCGTGCAGGCCGACGCCGGTGCGATGGGCGGCTCGCGCAGCGAGGAGTTCCTGCACCCGACCCCGGTCGGCGAGGACACCTTCGTGCGCTCGGCCGGCGGCTACGCCGCCAACGTCGAGGCGTACCGCACGCCCGTGCCCGAGGCGCTGCCGCTCGAGGGGCTCTCCGCGGCGCGCATCTTCGACTCGCCCGGCACCCCGACCATCCAGACGCTCGTCGACCTCGCCAACAACCAGGAGCCGCGCGCCGACGGCCGCGCCTGGACCGCCGGCGACACGCTGAAGAACGTCGTCCTCGCGCTCACGGCGCTCGACGGCACCCGCGAGCTCGTCGTCGTCGGCCTGCCCGGCGACCGCGACGTCGACCTCAAGCGCGCCGAGGTCGCCTTCGCCCCCGCCGAGGTCGAGGCCGCGACCGAGGAGGACTTCGCGAAGCACCCCGCGCTGGTCAAGGGCTACATCGGCCCGTGGTCCGCCGAGGGCGCCGTGCTGGGAGAGGAGTCGGCGAGCGGGATCCGCTTCCTGCTCGACCCCCGCGTCGTCGAGGGCACCTCCTGGATCACCGGCGCCAACGTCGCCGGGAAGCACGTGCTCGACCTCGTCGCCGGTCGCGACTTCTCCGGCGACGGCGTCGTCGAGGTGGCCGATGTCCGCTCGGGCGACCCCGCCCCGGACGGCTCCGGCCCGATCGAGACCGCGCGCGGCATGGAGATCGGCCACGTCTTCCAGCTCGGCCGCAAGTACGCGGACGTGCTCGGCCTCAAGGTCCTCGACGAGAACGGCAAGCTCGTCACCGTCACCATGGGCTCCTACGGCATCGGCGTCACCCGCATCCTCGCGATCATCGCGGAGAGCAACCACGACGACCGCGGGCTGATCTGGCCCGAGAACGTCGCTCCGTTCGATGTGCACGTGATCGCGACCGGCAAGGACCCGGCGGCGCTCGCGCTCGCGGAGTCCGTCGGCGCCTCGCTCGAGGCGGCGGGCCGCGACGTGCTGATCGACGACCGGCCGAAGGTGTCGCCGGGCGTGAAGTTCGGCGACGCCGAGCTGATCGGGGTGCCGGTGATCGTCATCGCCGGCCGCAGCGCCGCCGACGGCGTCGTCGAGCTCTGGGACCGCCGCACCGGCGAGCGCGAGCAGCTGCCCGCCGCCGAGGCGCTGGCCCGACTCGGCGCCTGA
- the nusA gene encoding transcription termination factor NusA: protein MDIDLSVLRLLEREREIPFEELVQIIEQAILTAYLKHIGQADDADTATAVDARVHLDRKTGHVSVFVPEIDEEGAVVGESEDSPRDFGRIAAFAAKQVINQRLRDIGDEKILGEFKGREGDIVAGVIQQGPNPKMIHVDLGSIEAILSPEEQVPGEDYSHGRRIRVYVTSVSRGTKGPSVQVSRTHPSLVRKLFALEVPEIASGVVEIVSLAREAGHRTKIAVRATEPGVNAKGACIGELGQRVRAVTAELNNEKIDIVDYSSDLPTFVASALSPAKVTSAFVIDQSLKAVRALVPDYQLSLAIGKEGQNARLAAKLTGAKIDIQPDSVMDGE, encoded by the coding sequence GTGGACATCGACCTGAGCGTTCTGCGCCTGCTGGAGCGCGAGCGCGAGATCCCCTTCGAGGAACTCGTGCAGATCATCGAGCAGGCGATCCTCACCGCCTACCTCAAGCACATCGGACAGGCGGACGACGCCGACACGGCGACCGCCGTGGACGCCCGCGTGCACCTCGACCGCAAGACCGGGCACGTCAGCGTGTTCGTGCCCGAGATCGACGAGGAGGGCGCCGTCGTCGGCGAGTCCGAGGACTCGCCGCGCGACTTCGGCCGCATCGCGGCCTTCGCCGCCAAGCAGGTCATCAACCAGCGGCTGCGCGACATCGGCGACGAGAAGATCCTCGGCGAGTTCAAGGGCCGCGAGGGCGACATCGTCGCCGGCGTCATCCAGCAGGGCCCGAATCCCAAGATGATCCACGTGGACCTCGGCTCCATCGAGGCGATCCTCTCGCCCGAGGAGCAGGTGCCGGGCGAGGACTACAGCCACGGCCGCCGGATCCGCGTCTACGTCACGAGCGTCAGCCGCGGCACGAAGGGCCCCTCGGTCCAGGTCTCGCGGACGCACCCGTCGCTGGTCCGCAAGCTCTTCGCCCTCGAGGTCCCGGAGATCGCCTCCGGCGTCGTCGAGATCGTCTCGCTCGCCCGCGAGGCCGGCCACCGCACCAAGATCGCCGTGCGCGCGACCGAGCCGGGCGTCAACGCCAAGGGCGCCTGCATCGGCGAGCTCGGCCAGCGCGTGCGCGCGGTGACCGCGGAGCTGAACAACGAGAAGATCGACATCGTCGACTACTCCTCCGACCTGCCGACCTTCGTCGCCAGCGCGCTCTCGCCCGCCAAGGTGACCAGCGCCTTCGTGATCGACCAGAGCCTCAAGGCCGTCCGCGCACTCGTCCCGGACTACCAGCTCTCGCTCGCCATCGGCAAGGAGGGCCAGAACGCCCGACTCGCCGCCAAGCTCACCGGCGCCAAGATCGACATCCAGCCCGATTCGGTGATGGACGGGGAGTGA
- a CDS encoding YlxR family protein, giving the protein MEPVRTCVGCRLRAPRASLLRLVLPSNVLVVDPRGVRAGRGAWLHDAYDCYELAVKRRAFSRAFRTRESVDASAVEQYVTRDLTGSAPHPEEPARRTITPQREQAERPVN; this is encoded by the coding sequence GTGGAACCCGTCAGAACGTGCGTCGGCTGCCGTCTGCGCGCCCCAAGGGCCTCACTTCTGAGGCTCGTCCTCCCCTCGAACGTCCTCGTGGTAGATCCGCGGGGTGTCCGTGCTGGGCGGGGAGCGTGGCTGCACGACGCGTACGACTGCTACGAGCTCGCGGTGAAGCGCCGCGCGTTCAGCAGGGCGTTCCGGACGCGCGAGAGCGTGGACGCGAGCGCCGTGGAGCAGTACGTCACCCGTGACCTGACCGGCTCGGCTCCTCACCCTGAGGAACCGGCCAGGCGAACGATCACACCGCAGAGAGAACAGGCAGAACGGCCCGTGAACTGA
- the rbfA gene encoding 30S ribosome-binding factor RbfA, translated as MADPARARKLAERIQVIVAKRLERGLRDPRLGFVTITDVQVTGDLQHASVFYTVYGTDEERADSALALKAATGMLRTEVGKNITARLTPSLEFILDAIPENAKHIEDLLATARNQDTQVQSLAAKADYAGDADPYVKPREDEDED; from the coding sequence ATGGCAGATCCGGCACGGGCGAGGAAGCTCGCCGAACGGATTCAGGTGATCGTCGCCAAGCGGCTCGAGCGCGGACTCCGCGACCCCCGACTCGGCTTCGTCACCATCACCGATGTGCAGGTGACCGGTGACCTGCAGCACGCCTCCGTGTTCTACACGGTCTACGGCACCGACGAGGAGCGCGCCGACTCGGCGCTGGCTCTGAAGGCGGCGACCGGCATGCTCCGCACGGAGGTCGGCAAGAACATCACGGCGCGGCTGACGCCGTCGCTCGAGTTCATCCTCGACGCGATCCCGGAGAACGCGAAGCACATCGAGGACCTCCTCGCGACGGCGCGCAACCAGGACACCCAGGTGCAGTCGCTCGCCGCGAAGGCGGACTACGCCGGCGACGCGGACCCGTACGTGAAGCCGCGCGAGGACGAGGACGAGGACTAG
- a CDS encoding RNB domain-containing ribonuclease yields MTGRRLRLPRPDAELDSALAAVRTANDLPGAFPPEALAEAEQADRAADDAGRIDLTGIPFVTIDPPGSLDLDQAVHLERRGSGVVLRYAIADVPAVVRPGGALDAETRRRGQTYYLPDGRVPLHPPVLSEGTASLLPDLERRALVWTLELDDAAEPRAVRLERALVRSTARLDYAGVQHSVDAGVPHPSIALLPWFGTERQAREAERGGASLALPDEEIVAVDGGYRIERRAPLASEGWNAQVSLLTGMAAATMMLGAGVGILRTMPAADDDTVAAFRARANALGVPWAADEPYGAYLRRLDTADPAQLAIMSAAATLFRGAGYTAFDGAAPEQPEQSALAAPYAHVTAPLRRLVDRFALATCHAISTGEELEPWLRAALPEIPALMTASDRRSGAASRAATAVVEAAILRGREGSSFEGVVVTSARTRSQVQLLDPEITVDVPTPQTPGARVVVVLESVDVATGSAVFRPAA; encoded by the coding sequence GTGACCGGTCGCCGCCTCCGACTCCCCCGCCCCGACGCCGAGCTCGACAGCGCGCTCGCCGCCGTCCGCACCGCGAACGACCTCCCGGGCGCGTTCCCGCCCGAGGCCCTCGCCGAGGCGGAGCAGGCCGACCGTGCCGCCGACGACGCGGGGCGGATCGACCTCACGGGCATCCCCTTCGTCACGATCGACCCGCCAGGCTCCCTCGACCTCGACCAGGCCGTGCACCTCGAGCGGCGCGGCTCAGGAGTCGTGCTCCGCTACGCCATCGCCGACGTGCCCGCCGTCGTCCGACCCGGCGGTGCCCTCGACGCCGAGACCCGCCGCCGCGGCCAGACCTACTACCTCCCCGACGGCCGCGTCCCGCTGCACCCGCCGGTCCTCTCCGAGGGCACCGCCTCCCTCCTCCCCGACCTCGAGCGCCGCGCCCTCGTCTGGACCCTCGAGCTCGACGACGCCGCCGAGCCCCGAGCGGTCCGCCTCGAGCGTGCTCTCGTCCGCAGCACGGCCCGCCTCGACTACGCCGGTGTCCAGCACAGCGTCGACGCCGGCGTCCCGCACCCGTCGATCGCGCTGCTCCCCTGGTTCGGCACGGAGCGCCAGGCCCGGGAGGCCGAGCGCGGCGGAGCGAGCCTCGCCCTCCCCGACGAGGAGATCGTCGCCGTCGACGGCGGCTACCGGATCGAGCGCCGGGCACCCCTCGCCTCGGAGGGCTGGAACGCCCAGGTCTCGCTCCTCACCGGCATGGCCGCGGCGACGATGATGCTCGGCGCCGGCGTCGGCATCCTCCGCACGATGCCCGCCGCCGACGACGACACCGTCGCCGCCTTCCGCGCCCGCGCGAACGCCCTCGGCGTCCCCTGGGCCGCCGACGAGCCCTACGGCGCCTACCTCCGCCGCCTCGACACGGCGGACCCCGCCCAGCTCGCGATCATGTCGGCCGCTGCGACGCTCTTCCGCGGCGCCGGCTACACCGCCTTCGACGGCGCCGCCCCCGAGCAGCCCGAGCAGTCCGCCCTGGCCGCCCCGTACGCGCACGTCACCGCGCCGCTCCGCCGCCTGGTCGACCGCTTCGCCCTGGCGACCTGCCACGCGATCTCCACCGGCGAAGAGCTCGAGCCCTGGCTCCGCGCGGCCCTGCCCGAGATCCCGGCCCTGATGACCGCGAGCGACCGCCGCTCCGGAGCCGCCTCCCGCGCCGCGACCGCCGTCGTCGAGGCCGCGATCCTCCGCGGCCGTGAGGGCTCCTCCTTCGAGGGCGTCGTCGTCACCTCCGCCAGGACCCGCTCGCAGGTCCAGCTGCTCGACCCCGAGATCACGGTCGACGTGCCGACCCCGCAGACGCCGGGAGCCCGTGTCGTCGTCGTCCTCGAATCGGTCGACGTCGCCACGGGCTCCGCGGTGTTCAGGCCTGCTGCCTAG
- a CDS encoding A/G-specific adenine glycosylase, giving the protein MPALAAAIVDWFRDNARDLPWRREGFPAWGTLVSEFMLQQTPVVRVIPRLAEWLERWPTPADLAAVPPGEAVRAWQSLGYPRRALRLHACAVAITEQHGGVVPHDVETLLALPGIGDYTARAIAVFSFGHRHPVVDTNVRRVIARAIDGAAEPGPPRAKADLAAMDALLPDDLPDAAAFNAGTMELGAIVCTARAPGCDACPIRDACAWRAAGYPAYDGPVKARQKKYEGSDRQVRGLVLAELRAAHGPVTAAEIASLWPDAEQRDRALAGLLADGLATGTPEDGYLLPHS; this is encoded by the coding sequence ATGCCCGCACTCGCCGCGGCGATCGTCGACTGGTTCCGCGACAACGCCCGCGATCTGCCCTGGCGCCGCGAGGGCTTCCCCGCGTGGGGCACGCTGGTCAGCGAGTTCATGCTCCAGCAGACCCCGGTCGTCCGCGTGATCCCGCGGCTCGCCGAGTGGCTCGAGCGCTGGCCGACCCCGGCCGATCTGGCGGCCGTCCCTCCGGGCGAGGCGGTGCGCGCCTGGCAGTCGCTCGGCTACCCGCGCCGGGCGCTGCGCCTGCACGCCTGCGCCGTCGCGATCACCGAGCAGCACGGCGGCGTCGTCCCGCACGACGTCGAGACGCTCCTCGCCCTCCCCGGCATCGGCGACTACACCGCGCGCGCGATCGCCGTCTTCTCCTTCGGCCACCGCCACCCCGTCGTCGACACCAACGTCCGGCGCGTGATCGCCCGCGCGATCGACGGCGCGGCCGAGCCCGGCCCGCCGCGCGCGAAGGCCGACCTCGCCGCGATGGACGCGCTCCTCCCCGACGACCTCCCCGACGCCGCCGCCTTCAACGCCGGCACCATGGAGCTCGGCGCGATCGTCTGCACCGCGCGCGCTCCCGGCTGCGACGCCTGCCCGATCCGGGACGCCTGCGCCTGGCGGGCCGCCGGCTACCCGGCCTACGACGGCCCGGTCAAGGCGCGGCAGAAGAAGTACGAGGGCTCCGACCGTCAGGTCCGCGGCCTCGTCCTCGCCGAGCTGCGCGCCGCGCACGGCCCGGTGACCGCCGCCGAGATCGCCTCGCTCTGGCCGGACGCCGAGCAGCGCGACCGCGCCCTCGCCGGCCTCCTCGCCGACGGTCTCGCCACCGGCACCCCGGAGGACGGCTACCTGCTCCCCCACTCCTGA
- a CDS encoding 2-dehydropantoate 2-reductase: MRIAVLGAGAVGGTVAALLDRAGHDVEVTARGENLTAIRRQGLRLDGAWGEHTAWVRCGETLDLVPDLAVLCTKAQDAEDALRANRRTVDGTLLVVVQNGLDGLQAAARQVRDARLVGALALFAASHLEPGRVTVTAPATTTLGVPGRPADDDVRRAAAILGEAVPTATTDDFLGAQWTKLLINEVNALPAITGLSVQETIAHPGLRRLLARAMREAARTGLASGVRFGALQGLSDARIRALAAAPLPVVELLPRRMATRMGDVPNPGSTLQSVRRGVPSEIDHLAGAVVRTAHRLGREAPVNQLLVELVHEVERSGAFLPADDVVRRASSV, encoded by the coding sequence ATGAGGATCGCCGTACTCGGAGCGGGCGCCGTCGGCGGCACCGTGGCCGCCCTCCTGGACCGCGCAGGACACGACGTCGAGGTGACCGCCCGGGGCGAGAACCTCACGGCGATCCGGCGGCAGGGGCTCCGTCTCGACGGCGCCTGGGGCGAGCACACCGCCTGGGTCCGCTGCGGCGAGACGCTCGACCTCGTCCCCGATCTCGCTGTGCTCTGCACGAAGGCGCAGGACGCCGAGGACGCGCTCCGCGCGAACCGACGCACCGTCGACGGAACGCTCCTCGTCGTGGTGCAGAACGGGCTCGACGGACTGCAGGCCGCCGCCCGCCAGGTCCGCGACGCGCGCCTGGTCGGCGCCCTCGCGCTCTTCGCGGCCAGCCATCTCGAGCCCGGCCGCGTCACCGTCACCGCGCCGGCGACGACGACTCTCGGCGTCCCCGGCCGCCCGGCCGACGACGACGTCCGCCGCGCCGCAGCGATCCTCGGCGAGGCGGTGCCCACGGCCACCACCGACGACTTCCTCGGGGCGCAGTGGACGAAGCTGCTGATCAACGAGGTCAACGCGCTGCCCGCGATCACCGGCCTCTCGGTGCAGGAGACGATCGCGCACCCGGGTCTGCGCCGGCTGCTCGCGCGGGCGATGCGGGAGGCGGCGCGGACCGGCCTGGCCTCCGGCGTCCGCTTCGGCGCGCTGCAGGGTCTCTCCGACGCCCGGATCCGCGCCCTGGCGGCGGCGCCGCTGCCCGTGGTCGAGCTGCTGCCGCGGCGGATGGCGACCCGGATGGGCGACGTGCCGAACCCGGGCTCCACACTGCAGAGCGTGCGGCGCGGGGTCCCGAGCGAGATCGACCACCTGGCCGGCGCCGTCGTCCGCACCGCCCACCGCCTCGGCCGCGAGGCACCGGTCAACCAGCTGCTCGTCGAGCTCGTGCACGAGGTCGAGCGCTCGGGGGCGTTCCTGCCGGCGGACGACGTGGTCCGGCGGGCGTCCTCCGTCTAG
- the truB gene encoding tRNA pseudouridine(55) synthase TruB, translated as MHETPSPSAAAPNGILLLDKPGGITSHDLVSRTRRRAGTRKVGHAGTLDPMATGLMILGLGPSTRLLTYLVGLDKEYEATIRLGAATSTDDREGETLTTAEPGAAAALGPEAVDAVVATLTGAIEQIPSAVSAIKVDGRRAYARVRDGEEVVLAARPVTVSAFDVLARREIDGFLDLDVRVTCSSGTYIRALARDLGAALGVGGHLTALRRTAVGPFRVAAAGVIDELDVPAALLSPTAVAGELFPLLHLDAREAVDLANGKRIPVPEAFAGAKGLLAAVGPGERLVGLAERRGAALKSVVNFPTEELRVGAP; from the coding sequence GTGCACGAGACTCCCAGCCCTTCTGCGGCGGCTCCGAACGGGATCCTCCTGCTGGACAAGCCGGGCGGGATCACCAGCCACGACCTCGTCTCGAGGACTCGCCGCCGCGCCGGAACGCGCAAGGTCGGGCACGCCGGGACGCTCGATCCGATGGCGACCGGGTTGATGATCCTCGGGCTCGGCCCCTCCACCCGGCTCCTCACCTACCTGGTCGGGCTCGACAAGGAGTACGAGGCGACGATCCGCCTCGGCGCCGCGACGAGCACCGACGACCGCGAGGGCGAGACGCTCACCACCGCCGAGCCCGGCGCCGCAGCGGCACTCGGTCCCGAGGCGGTCGACGCCGTGGTCGCGACCCTCACCGGAGCGATCGAGCAGATCCCGAGCGCCGTGAGCGCCATCAAGGTGGACGGCCGGCGCGCCTACGCCCGGGTGCGCGACGGCGAGGAGGTCGTGCTGGCCGCACGACCGGTCACCGTGAGCGCCTTCGACGTGCTCGCGCGCCGCGAGATCGACGGCTTCCTCGACCTCGACGTCCGGGTCACCTGCTCCTCCGGCACCTACATCCGGGCGCTCGCCCGCGACCTGGGCGCCGCGCTCGGCGTCGGCGGCCACCTCACCGCGCTCCGGCGCACGGCGGTCGGCCCGTTCCGGGTCGCCGCGGCCGGCGTCATCGACGAGCTGGACGTCCCGGCGGCGCTCCTCTCGCCCACCGCCGTCGCGGGCGAGCTGTTCCCGCTCCTGCATCTCGACGCCCGCGAGGCGGTCGACCTCGCCAACGGCAAGCGGATCCCCGTGCCCGAGGCGTTCGCGGGCGCCAAGGGACTCCTCGCCGCCGTCGGCCCGGGGGAGCGCCTGGTGGGGCTCGCCGAGCGCCGGGGCGCCGCCCTGAAGAGCGTGGTCAACTTCCCCACCGAGGAGCTCCGGGTGGGCGCGCCGTGA